Genomic segment of Candidatus Binatia bacterium:
CGAGCCTGGTGTCGTCGTTGATCTCGAGCAATGGGAGGTCACGTAGAAACCGCCCGCGTCTGGCCCGTGCTGCTGGGTCGCCACGTCCAGCCTCCTCCACGACGAGCGGCGAAGTAAAGACGTCCAGCCTCCCTCGCTGTCGCCACCAACGTCGCGTCAGCTCTTGGTGAGCGCGTACGATGAGATGTCGGCTGCGCCGCGCGGCAAGGTAGCTGACGATTGTCGTTTCCACGTACACCCTCGGCTTCACAGCATTCGTTTATCCCTCGGGGTCGATCATTGCCACCCGCACGCCGAACGCTGAAGCTCACCAGCCGGCGCCGAAACGAGACGCTGCTTGCTTGCCCGATCGGCACCGCGGCGCCGGTCTGGTGGAGCGTCTTGTTCGGCAGTCACCTGGCGGCGCGTTTCCCTCGGGGTCGGTATCGGTATCGGATTCGGTATCGACTCCCCCCGTCGTGTACTCGGCCGGTTCCTCGCGAACCGCATAGCCACGCCGACCGAGCCTGGTCAGCATG
This window contains:
- a CDS encoding type II toxin-antitoxin system VapC family toxin translates to MKPRVYVETTIVSYLAARRSRHLIVRAHQELTRRWWRQRGRLDVFTSPLVVEEAGRGDPAARARRGRFLRDLPLLEINDDTRLVGRQLLARGPLPAHAEGDALHIGVAAVHGMEYLVTWNCRHIANAWMRPQIEEIIRQLGYEPPVLCTPEELLEE